The proteins below come from a single Sorghum bicolor cultivar BTx623 chromosome 4, Sorghum_bicolor_NCBIv3, whole genome shotgun sequence genomic window:
- the LOC8078316 gene encoding putative callose synthase 8 isoform X1, whose protein sequence is MELEIVEVGPSSRPLRYVSRPLPPPPPPPPPPPPPQHHQQQHGEAGDAHAAVPPVPQFDSEKIPQTLVSEIRPFLRAANQIEAENPRVAYLCRFHAFEKAHTMDKLSAGRGVRQFKTALLQRLEQDESSTKSKMTQRGDAREMKLFFEKKKQANAHELLPVLAEVLKALLSGTGLEGLVASEDFADLFRYNILPLHPRLSQKPIMVLPEIKVAVSAVFSVRSLPPANMKDEKNHTDVLRWLQSWFGFQKGNVANQREHLILLLANAHARLNPKSSSAQMLDDRAVDELLAKTFENYLTWCKFLGRRSNIWLPSVKQEIQQHKLLYIALYLLIWGEASNLRLMPECLCYIFHHMSYELYGVLSGAVSLITGEKVRPAYGGDDESFLNNVVKPIYNVIFQEAQKNKNGASDHSTWRNYDDLNEFFWSADCFKLGWPMRLNNDFFFTSSATKDSQVLCGSRLSSVPHGFENCASCVPLVSQHASQHNEQLNPQLPHESSSTENYLNAEAAEQRQQQATSSSSQQRWLGKTNFVEVRSFWHLFRSFDRMWTLLVLGLQVLIIMAWHGLGSPTQLLDPIIFEDILSIFITNAVLRVIQVILDIAFSWRTKGTMRVDQILRFTIKLSLAVAWAIILPIFYANSQNYKACSTKRSKAFLGMFCLSKYMVVVALYLASNVVGMALFFVPAVTNYIETSTWRICNVLSWWCQPQLYVGRGMQEGLVSILKYTTFWMILLSCKFLFSYYFEIKPLVGPTKEIMKINVNKYEWHEFFPQVKSNAGAILAVWSPIILVYFMDTQIWYSVFCTIFGGMCGIIHHLGEIRTMGMVRSRFCSLPEAFNMSLDPPTMPIERKGMPFSFLEKKIFKKLGKAERHDPTKFALVWSQIISSFRSEDLISNREMDLMTMPVSLVHSSGSIRWPLFLLAKKFSEAVDMAANFTGKSAQLFRKIKKDHYMFCSINDFYELTKNIFRFLIIGETERRVVAAIFDEINKSIQNSSLVTDFRLDQLPSLFCKFDRLAELLFINKQEHRYEVTILLQDIVDILLQDMIVDPQSILDVVNSSERLISDDYGAFNYYEPELFASVSSITSIRYPYPDQQKEQVKRLYLLLSTKEKAAEIPSNLEARRRISFFATSLFMDMPAAPKVRSMLSFSVITPYFMEEVKFSDEELHSNQDEASILSYMQKIYPDQWKNFLERLGSKVTNDEIRCWASFRGQTLSRTVRGMMYYRKALKVQALLDRTNDQDLFEALMATEQGKNKRNIQTLSAELEALADMKFSYVISCQKFGEQKIKGDPHAQDIIDLMMRYPALRVAYIEEKEVIVNNCSHTIEGKEVIVNNCPHKVYSSVLIKAENNLDQEIYRIKLPGPPIIGEGKPENQNHAIIFTRGEALQTIDMNQDNYLEEAYKMRNVLQEFVRRPRDQSPTILGLREHIFTGSVSSLAGFMSYQETSFVTIGQRFLAEPLRVRFHYGHPDIFDRIFHLTRGGISKASKTINLSEDVFAGYNSILRRGNIIYNEYIQVGKGRDVGLNQISKFEAKVANGNSEQTISRDIHRLGRRFDFFRMLSCYFTTVGFYFNSLISVVGVYVFLYGQLYLVLSGLQRALLLEAQTQNIKSLETALASQSFLQLGLLTGLPMVMELGLEKGFRAALSDFILMQLQLASVFFTFSLGTKAHYYGRTILHGGAKYRPTGRKFVVFHASFTENYQLYSRSHFVKGFELIFLLIVYHIFRRSHVSNVVHVMITYSTWFMAVAWLFTPFLFNPAGFAWQKIVDDWADWNRWMKNQGGIGVQPEKSWESWWNGENAHLRHSVLSSRILEVLLSLRFFIYQYGLVYHLNISQDNKNFLVYLLSWVVIIAIIGFVKLVNCASRRLSTKHQLIFRFIKLLTFLSVVTSLILLYCLCQLSIMDLIICCLAFIPTGWGLLLIVQVLRPKIEYYAIWEPIQVIAHAYDYGMGSLLFFPIAVLAWMPVISAIQTRVLFNRAFSRQLQIQPFIDVGKTKRR, encoded by the exons ATGGAGCTGGAGATCGTCGAGGTGGGCCCGTCCAGCCGCCCGCTGCGCTACGTCTCTCGCCCGCTCCCtccacctccgccgccgccacctccaccgccgccgccgcagcatcATCAGCAGCAGCATGGGGAAGCAGGGGACGCCCATGCGGCGGTGCCCCCTGTGCCGCAGTTCGACAGCGAGAAGATCCCGCAGACGCTCGTCTCCGAGATCCGACCCTTCCTGCGCGCCGCCAACCAGATCGAGGCCGAGAACCCGCGCGTCGCGTACCTGT GTCGGTTCCATGCATTTGAAAAGGCTCATACAATGGACAAACTTTCAGCAGGGAGGGGTGTTCGGCAATTTAAAACAGCACTTCTTCAGAGACTTGAGCAG GATGAGAGCAGCACCAAATCAAAGATGACACAAAGAGGTGATGCCCGAGAGATGAAGTTATTCTTTGAGAA GAAAAAGCAAGCCAATGCACATGAACTCTTGCCTGTCCTGGCAGAAGTGCTGAAGGCTCTTCTCAGCGGAACTGGCTTGGAG GGCCTTGTTGCTAGTGAAGATTTTGCAGACTTATTTCGATATAATATTCTTCCACTCCATCCTAGGTTAAGTCAAAAACCAATCATGGTTCTCCCAGAG ATCAAAGTCGCAGTCTCTGCGGTGTTTAGTGTTCGCAGTCTTCCACCAGCCAACATGAAGGATGAAAAAAATCATACAGATGTTCTTCGGTGGCTGCAAAGTTGGTTTGGATTCCAG AAAGGAAATGTCGCCAACCAAAGAGAGCATCTAATTCTATTGCTTGCAAATGCACATGCTAGATTGAATCCCAAGTCATCCTCTGCTCAAATG CTTGATGACAGAGCAGTAGATGAATTGTTGGCAAAAACATTTGAGAACTATCTGACCTGGTGCAAATTTTTGGGGCGAAGAAGCAACATATG GTTGCCCTCTGTGAAGCAAGAAATTCAGCAACATAAACTTCTATACATAGCTCTTTATCTTCTTATATGGGGAGAAGCGTCAAACTTACGACTAATGCCAGAATGCTTATGCTATATTTTTCACCAT ATGTCATATGAGCTATATGGAGTGCTCTCTGGGGCTGTAAGCTTAATTACTGGGGAAAAAGTCCGACCTGCATATGGAGGAGATGATGAATCATTTCTTAACAATGTAGTCAAGCCAATATACAATGTCATATTTCAG GAAGCACAAAAGAACAAGAACGGAGCATCTGATCACTCAACATGGAGAAACTATGATGACCTCAATGAATTCTTCTG GTCTGCTGATTGCTTTAAGCTTGGTTGGCCCATGCGCCTCAACAATGATTTCTTTTTCACATCAAGTGCAACTAAGGACTCTCAG GTTCTTTGTGGATCAAGGTTATCAAGTGTGCCACATGGCTTTGAAAACTGTGCTAGCTGTGTTCCGCTAGTGTCACAACACGCATCTCAGCACAATGAGCAGCTAAATCCCCAACTGCCTCATGAGTCATCATCAACAGAAAACTATCTTAATGCAGAAGCAGCTGAACAAAGACAACAG CAAGCTACGAGTTCCAGTTCTCAACAGAGATGGTTGGGAAAGACGAATTTTGTTGAGGTCCGTTCTTTTTGGCATCTCTTCAGAAGCTTTGATAGGATGTGGACTCTCCTTGTTCTTGGGCTTCAG GTTCTGATAATAATGGCATGGCATGGATTAGGAAGCCCTACTCAGTTACTTGATCCAATAATTTTTGAGGATATTCTGAGTATTTTCATCACCAATGCAGTACTTCGAGTTATTCAAG TCATCCTTGACATTGCTTTCTCATGGAGAACCAAGGGAACAATGAGAGTTGATCAGATACTAAGATTTACTATAAAACTTTCTCTTGCGGTGGCATGGGCGATTATTCTTCCTATATTTTATGCCAATTCTCAAAATTATAAGGCTTGTTCAACTAAACGGTCTAAAGCCTTTTTGGGAATGTTCTGCTTGTCAAAATATATGGTGGTTGTCGCATTGTACCTTGCAAGCAATGTGGTTGGGATGGCATTATTTTTTGTCCCAGCTGTCACCAATTACATAGAGACATCTACATGGAGAATTTGTAATGTGTTGTCATGGTGGTGTCAA CCACAATTATACGTTGGACGAGGAATGCAAGAAGGACTAGTATCTATACTGAA GTACACAACCTTTTGGATGATTCTGTTGTCATGTAAATTTTTATTCAGCTACTATTTTGAG ATTAAGCCACTTGTGGGACCAACGAAAGAAATTATGAAGATCAATGTGAACAAATATGAGTGGCATGAATTCTTTCCACAAG TCAAGAGTAATGCTGGCGCTATTCTTGCTGTGTGGTCCCCTATAATTCTT GTCTATTTCATGGACACACAAATATGGTATTCTGTATTCTGTACTATTTTCGGTGGTATGTGTGGTATTATCCATCATCTTGGTGAG ATTCGCACAATGGGAATGGTGAGAAGCCGGTTTTGTTCCTTACCAGAAGCCTTCAACATGTCTCTTGATCCTCCAACAATGCCAATAGAGAGAAAGGGGATGCCTTTTAGTTTCTTGGAGAAGAAAATATTCAAG AAATTAGGTAAAGCTGAAAGACATGACCCAACAAAGTTTGCACTGGTTTGGAGCCAGATAATAAGTAGCTtccgttcagaggacttaatAAGTAATAG AGAGATGGATTTGATGACAATGCCCGTGTCACTAGTGCATAGTTCTGGTTCTATCCGTTGGCCATTGTTTTTACTTGCTAAAAAG TTTTCAGAAGCAGTGGATATGGCAGCAAATTTTACTGGAAAAAGTGCTCAACTCTTCCGGAAAATTAAGAAGGATCACTACATGTTTTGCTCTATAAATGATTTCTATGAACTGACAAAAAATATTTTCAGATTTCTCATTATTGGGGAGACAGAGAGGAG GGTGGTAGCTGCCatatttgatgaaataaataagAGTATTCAAAATTCAAGCCTGGTGACTGATTTTCGGTTGGATCAATTGCCTTCACTGTTCTGCAAATTTGACCGGTTGGCTGAACTTCTG TTTATAAACAAACAAGAACATCGATATGAGGTGACAATTCTGCTCCAAGATATTGTTGATATTCTACTCCAGGATATGATTGTGGATCCTCAAAG TATACTGGATGTGGTTAATTCTTCAGAGAGACTGATCTCTGATGATTATGGAGCATTCAACTACTATGAACCAGAGCTCTTTGCATCAGTCAGCTCAATAACAAGCATCCGATATCCATATCCTGATCAGCAAAAAGAACAG GTTAAACGCctctatcttttgcttagtacaAAAGAAAAGGCTGCGGAAATACCATCAAATTTAGAGGCTCGGCGACGCATTTCATTTTTCGCCACATCTCTGTTTATGGATATGCCTGCTGCTCCCAAAGTTCGCAGTATGTTGTCGTTTAG TGTAATAACTCCATATTTCATGGAAGAAGTGAAGTTTTCAGATGAAGAACTTCATTCAAATCAAGATGAAGCATCCATTCTTTCCTACATGCAAAAGATATATCCAG ATCAatggaaaaactttttggaacGCCTTGGTTCAAAGGTAACAAATGATGAAATTAGATGCTGGGCTTCCTTCCGTGGCCAAACACTAAGCCGAACTG TTCGGGGAATGATGTACTACAGAAAAGCATTGAAAGTACAAGCTTTGTTAGACAGGACAAATGATCAAG ATTTATTTGAGGCACTCATGGCAACTGAACaaggaaaaaataaaagaaatatcCAAACATTATCAGCTGAACTAGAAGCGCTTGCAGATATGAAATTTTCATATGTCATttcatgtcagaaatttggggAACAAAAAATCAAAGGTGATCCCCATGCTCAAGACATCATAGATCTGATGATGAG GTACCCTGCTCTGAGGGTTGCTTATATCGAAGAGAAGGAAGTCATAGTAAATAACTGTTCTCATACGATTGAAGGGAAGGAAGTCATAGTAAATAACTGTCCTCATAAGGTTTATTCCTCTGTGTTAATAAAAGCAGAGAATAATTTGGACCAG GAGATTTACCGTATAAAGCTGCCTGGTCCACCTATCATTGGAGAAGGGAAGCCTGAAAATCAGAACCATGCCATTATCTTCACTCGTGGAGAAGCTCTACAAACAATTGATATGAATCAA GACAATTATCTGGAAGAAGCTTACAAAATGAGGAATGTCCTTCAAGAGTTTGTAAGGCGTCCTAGGGACCAATCTCCAACTATCCTTGGATTAAGAGAGCATATCTTCACTGGAAG TGTTTCATCTCTTGCCGGATTCATGTCATATCAAGAAACAAGTTTTGTTACAATTGGACAAAGATTTCTTGCTGAACCCCTCAG GGTACGGTTTCACTATGGTCATCCAGATATTTTTGATCGGATATTTCATTTAACAAGAGGCGGAATAAGTAAAGCATCTAAAACTATAAACTTAAGTGAGGATGTCTTTGCTG GGTATAATTCCATATTGCGTCGTGGGAATATAATTTACAACGAATACATTCAAGTTGGCAAAGGGCGTGATGTTGGTCTTAACCAGATATCAAAATTTGAAGCTAAAGTGGCAAATGGCAATAGTGAGCAAACAATCAGTCGTGATATTCACCGGCTAGGTCGGCGATTTGATTTCTTCAGGATGCTTTCATGCTATTTTACAACAGTGGGATTTTACTTTAATAGCCTA ATATCAGTTGTTGGTGTTTATGTTTTCCTCTATGGCCAGTTGTACTTGGTTCTCAGTGGCCTGCAGAGGGCTCTGTTACTTGAAGCTCAGACTCAGAATATAAAGTCCTTAGAAACAGCCCTTGCATCTCAGTCTTTTCTCCAGCTGGGACTGCTTACAGGATTGCCTATGGTGATGGAACTAGGTTTGGAAAAGGGTTTTCGTGCAGCTCTGAGTGATTTTATCCTCATGCAATTGCAGTTGGCATCAGTTTTCTTCACATTCTCTCTTGGAACAAAAGCACACTACTACGGCCGTACTATTCTCCATGGGGGTGCTAAATACCGGCCTACAGGGCGTAAATTTGTAGTTTTCCATGCAAGCTTTACTGAGAACTATCAGTTGTATTCTAGAAGTCATTTCGTCAAAGGATTTGAGTTGATCTTCCTTTTGATAGTCTATCACATCTTTAGGAGATCTCATGTGAGCAATGTGGTGCATGTGATGATCACATACTCAACATGGTTTATGGCAGTGGCTTGGCTGTTTACTCCTTTTCTTTTTAACCCGGCTGGTTTTGCTTGGCAAAAAATTGTTGACGACTGGGCTGACTGGAATAGGTGGATGAAGAATCAAGGGGGCATAGGAGTGCAACCAGAAAAGAGCTGGGAGTCATGGTGGAATGGTGAGAATGCACATCTACGTCACTCAGTATTGAGTTCTAGAATTCTTGAAGTGCTGCTCTCGCTACGCTTCTTCATATATCAATATGGCCTTGTCTACCACCTGAATATCTCTCAAGACAACAAGAATTTCCTTGTCTACCTGCTTTCATGGGTCGTAATTATTGCCATTATTGGTTTTGTTAAG CTTGTCAATTGTGCTAGCCGCCGTTTGAGCACAAAGCACCAACTCATCTTCAGGTTCATAAAACTTTTGACATTCCTCTCAGTGGTTACTTCCTTGATCCTTCTCTATTGTCTCTGCCAATTATCTATCATGGATCTGATCATCTGTTGTCTGGCATTCATACCAACTGGCTGGGGTCTCCTCCTT ATTGTTCAAGTTTTGAGACCCAAAATAGAGTACTATGCAATATGGGAGCCTATTCAGGTCATAGCTCACGCTTACGACTATGGAATGGGGTCTCTGCTCTTCTTCCCGATCGCTGTACTTGCATGGATGCCTGTTATCTCGGCCATTCAAACTCGGGTTCTTTTCAACAGAGCATTTTCCCGGCAACTACAGATCCAGCCTTTCATTGATGTAGGCAAAACTAAACGGAGATAG